In one window of Candidatus Scalindua sp. DNA:
- a CDS encoding DUF3786 domain-containing protein, protein MSLSTGEERAWKILGDLKPEDVSRRAEVTYDKGECRYVLKSFGSEILVFPIEKKILSDSPAGEILLNKLSYFSRISILCYLSNARDILLTGELEKPEDFEAGQIYLKGSHILPLDKIAHRYGNDINGFLIRGEELGGEKSGYGDASLRLFPFPRIPVTIILWKGDEEFPPRADLLFDTTCKLHLPADIIWSTAMMSVMVML, encoded by the coding sequence ATGAGTTTATCAACAGGCGAAGAACGGGCCTGGAAAATTCTTGGAGATCTGAAACCGGAAGATGTCTCCAGACGGGCGGAGGTAACTTATGATAAGGGGGAATGCCGGTATGTTCTTAAATCTTTCGGCTCGGAGATTCTTGTTTTTCCTATTGAAAAAAAGATCCTGAGCGATTCACCTGCCGGTGAGATTCTGCTGAATAAGCTGAGTTATTTTTCCAGGATTTCAATCCTCTGCTATCTCAGCAATGCAAGGGATATTCTTCTCACGGGAGAGTTGGAAAAACCTGAAGACTTCGAAGCCGGGCAGATCTACTTAAAAGGGTCACATATTCTTCCGCTTGATAAAATTGCACACAGATATGGCAATGATATCAACGGGTTCCTGATACGTGGAGAGGAACTTGGCGGAGAAAAATCAGGATACGGAGATGCGTCGTTAAGGCTCTTTCCTTTTCCAAGAATTCCTGTTACCATAATACTCTGGAAGGGTGACGAAGAGTTTCCTCCCAGAGCCGATCTTCTCTTCGATACCACCTGCAAGCTTCACCTGCCGGCAGATATTATATGGT
- a CDS encoding zinc ribbon domain-containing protein gives MHDYFACPNCGAELLPKAKVCPECGSDENTGWSEETIYDGLDLHEDDEVVNARPSTSLFQNRTFLYIVLILTLLVFLWIYVL, from the coding sequence ATGCATGATTATTTTGCCTGCCCGAATTGTGGAGCAGAGTTACTGCCAAAGGCCAAGGTATGTCCCGAATGTGGTTCTGATGAAAACACCGGCTGGTCTGAGGAAACAATATATGATGGTCTTGATCTTCATGAGGATGATGAGGTAGTAAATGCACGTCCATCGACCTCTCTTTTTCAAAATAGAACTTTTTTGTACATTGTCTTAATCCTTACTCTTCTGGTGTTTTTATGGATTTATGTTCTCTGA
- a CDS encoding response regulator — METETHILIINDNEVLSEGLKEFLEGNDCTVECCYGGKDAVTLIKYKSYDIVLIAVKLPDIAGDELSRKLRDISPSTEFILMSSFVTPDNGIEAVKTAISSETQPLNIDHLLSTINQVNRRKKVDQELKETYQNQEVLNKLLKISLKEIDLTKQLEESLDVILSVPWMSALPKGGIFLVEDEPEILVVKVNRSLDKKHVKMCSSVTFGHCLCGRAAQFRNIMYKYSVDDRDENLYKEIVSHGHYIVPIRLDEQVIGVLLLYLDELGKRPEREELFLESIANTLAGMVKRKKAEEGLHEQEGSLRAMYDAVDNVALIMTDLGGEGTKILNFSPGAEKIFGYSKEEVLRERFATLHPQEFIKDITAMQEALRRGEKGFFGETILIRKGGEVFPVFYTIHPRYDTSKKLVGSIGVAIDLTQQKKIEKERLRIQKLESLGILVGGIAHDFNNYLACILGNIALAKMGVHKEDAPYQNLREVEKIAFMAKKLTFQLITFSKGGLPIKQPSSIREVIEDTISFSLRGSKVTCNISLPDDLWPVDIDAGQISQVINNLIINADQAMPEGGMIEVFAENVTIDRKEVPTLKPGDYIKVTVVDYGYGIQKEHTNMIFDPYFTTKEKGSGLGLAVCFSIIKFHGGYISVESEIGAGTTFHFYIPISEEEVPVNDDKQESPIAGKGRILIMDDEVQIRYTTSQLLRNIGYDVEVCREGEEAIRLYRNAIEEDDSFDAVILDLTIPGGLGGETVVKRLLEIDPDVKAIVSSGYSNDPILSNFKWYGFCGGVSKPFEIKVLNKVLCGLITPEDMN; from the coding sequence ATGGAAACAGAAACTCACATACTTATTATTAATGATAATGAAGTACTCTCTGAGGGCTTGAAGGAGTTCCTGGAGGGTAATGACTGTACTGTTGAGTGTTGTTATGGTGGCAAGGATGCGGTCACCCTGATAAAGTACAAAAGTTATGACATCGTCCTTATAGCTGTTAAGTTGCCGGACATTGCCGGTGATGAACTGAGCAGGAAATTAAGAGATATTTCGCCTTCAACCGAATTTATCTTGATGTCGTCTTTTGTTACCCCGGATAACGGTATTGAAGCAGTGAAAACTGCGATATCGTCCGAGACGCAACCATTAAACATCGATCATCTCCTCTCTACCATTAACCAGGTCAACAGACGTAAAAAAGTGGATCAGGAATTGAAGGAGACGTACCAGAACCAGGAGGTACTGAATAAACTCCTCAAGATATCACTAAAGGAGATTGATCTCACGAAACAGCTGGAAGAATCTCTGGATGTGATTCTTTCCGTACCCTGGATGTCTGCACTGCCAAAGGGTGGAATATTTCTTGTGGAAGATGAGCCAGAAATACTTGTAGTGAAGGTAAACCGAAGTCTGGATAAGAAACATGTTAAGATGTGTTCTTCCGTTACGTTCGGGCATTGTCTCTGTGGCAGGGCCGCCCAGTTTAGAAATATCATGTATAAATATTCTGTTGATGATCGAGACGAGAACCTCTACAAAGAAATTGTTTCACATGGTCACTACATTGTACCTATCAGGCTGGATGAACAGGTGATTGGTGTACTATTGCTCTATCTTGACGAATTGGGGAAAAGACCTGAACGGGAGGAGTTGTTCCTGGAATCAATAGCGAACACGTTGGCAGGAATGGTCAAACGCAAAAAGGCGGAAGAGGGTTTACATGAACAGGAAGGGTCTCTGCGTGCGATGTACGATGCGGTAGATAACGTTGCGCTTATCATGACTGATCTTGGTGGAGAAGGTACGAAGATATTGAATTTCAGCCCGGGTGCAGAAAAGATATTTGGATACTCCAAAGAGGAAGTATTAAGAGAACGGTTCGCCACCCTCCATCCTCAGGAATTCATTAAAGATATAACTGCAATGCAGGAGGCTTTGAGAAGAGGGGAAAAGGGGTTTTTCGGGGAGACGATTCTGATTCGCAAAGGTGGTGAAGTGTTTCCGGTCTTTTATACCATTCACCCGCGCTATGATACGAGTAAAAAACTCGTAGGATCAATCGGAGTTGCCATTGACCTTACCCAGCAGAAGAAAATAGAAAAAGAGCGTCTCAGAATACAAAAACTTGAATCTCTGGGGATCCTTGTCGGTGGTATTGCACACGATTTCAATAACTATCTTGCCTGTATACTGGGGAATATAGCACTTGCGAAGATGGGAGTGCATAAAGAGGACGCGCCATATCAAAATCTGAGAGAAGTAGAAAAAATAGCTTTTATGGCAAAGAAGCTCACATTTCAGCTCATTACCTTTTCTAAAGGTGGATTACCGATAAAGCAGCCATCCTCTATCAGGGAAGTGATAGAAGATACAATCAGTTTCAGCCTGAGAGGTTCAAAAGTCACGTGCAACATTTCTTTGCCTGATGACCTTTGGCCTGTCGATATTGATGCAGGACAGATCAGCCAGGTAATCAACAATCTCATAATTAATGCCGATCAGGCCATGCCGGAAGGCGGTATGATAGAGGTCTTTGCTGAAAATGTCACCATAGACCGCAAGGAAGTTCCCACGCTGAAACCCGGAGATTACATCAAGGTAACTGTTGTGGATTATGGATACGGAATACAAAAAGAGCATACTAACATGATATTTGATCCATATTTCACGACAAAGGAGAAGGGCAGCGGCCTGGGACTTGCGGTTTGTTTTTCCATTATTAAGTTCCATGGAGGATATATCAGTGTAGAATCGGAGATAGGGGCCGGAACAACCTTCCATTTCTATATACCGATATCTGAAGAAGAGGTCCCGGTGAATGATGATAAGCAGGAAAGCCCAATTGCAGGCAAGGGAAGGATATTGATAATGGATGATGAGGTGCAGATCAGATATACAACAAGCCAGCTGCTGAGGAACATCGGATACGATGTTGAGGTATGCAGAGAAGGGGAAGAAGCAATTCGTTTGTATAGGAATGCTATAGAAGAGGATGACTCCTTTGATGCGGTTATACTGGATTTAACCATACCTGGCGGACTGGGAGGAGAGACAGTGGTTAAGAGACTGCTTGAGATAGATCCTGACGTAAAGGCGATAGTGTCAAGTGGATACTCCAATGATCCGATTTTATCCAATTTTAAATGGTACGGTTTTTGTGGAGGTGTGTCAAAACCGTTTGAAATCAAGGTGCTGAATAAGGTGTTATGTGGCCTGATAACGCCAGAGGATATGAATTGA